CAGATGTGGTCCGTTGTCATATTGTGCAGGAATTGGATGAACAGCGGGAGCTCCCTGTTCAGGTGACGATTGCACAAGGGTTGCCCAAGGGAGACAAAATGGAATGGGTCTTGCAAAAAGGGACTGAACTGGGTGCTGTCCGCTTTGTGCCCTTTGTTTCTGAACGGACCATTGTGAAATATGACCAGCAAAAAGAAAAAAAGAAAAGGCAACGGTGGCAAAAAATTATTAAAGAAGCGGCTGAGCAGACCCACAGGCAATGGTTGCCTGAGCTCAGTCCGATTGTCACGATAGATGAGCTGGCCCAGCTTGAAGCAGACACCAAGCTGGTGGCTGACGAAGAACAAAGCACCAAGCTTTCCTCATGTCCGTCTGCCTTTGTACAAGCCCTGAAGGGACTGGAGGAAAAACAACATCTCGCTGTGGCCATTGGGCCTGAAGGTGGCTTTTCCAGGGAGGAGATCCACTTTCTAAAACAGCACGGGTTTACGCCGATTTCCCTAGGCCGGCGGATATTGCGCACAGAAACCGCCTCACAGTACGTGTTAGCGGCAATCTCTTTTTATTTCGAACAGATGGGAGGTTGAAAAGATGGCAACAGTCGCTTTTCATACGCTGGGATGCAAAGTGAACTACTACGAAACGGAAGCGATTTGGCAAATCTTTAAAGAAGCCGGCTATGAAAAGGTTGATTTTGAACAAGTGGCCGATGTCTATGTCATTAACACCTGCACCGTGACCAACACCGGGGATAGAAAATCCCGGCAAGTCATTCGCAGGGCGATTCGCAGAAATCCTGACGCTGTGATTTGCGTGACCGGCTGCTATGCCCAAACATCGCCTAAAGAGGTTATGGCCATCGAGGGCGTAGATATTGTCATCGGCACCCAAGGCCGATCTAAAATCATTGATTACATTGAACAATACCGCCGGGAGCGGGAGCCGATTAATGCGGTGGGCAATATTATGAAAACACGCACGTTTGAAGAGCTGGATGTGCCCACGTTCAGTGAGCGGACCCGTGCTTATCTGAAAATTCAAGAGGGATGCAACAACTTCTGTACTTTCTGCATTATTCCCTGGGCCCGCGGTTTGTTGCGTTCCCGCAAGCCAGAAAATGTGCTCAATCAGGCCCGTAAACTGGTGGCGTCCGGTTACAAAGAAATCGTTTTAACCGGCATCCACACGGCAGGGTATGGTGAAGACCTGGAAGATTACAGTTTTGCCCAGTTGCTGTGGGATCTGGAACAAATCGAAGGATTGGAACGCTTGCGTATCAGTTCCATTGAAGCAAGTCAAATTACAGATGACGTGATCAATGTATTGCAACGTTCGTCTAAAATCTGCCGCCACTTACACATTCCGTTGCAAGCCGGTGACGATACAGTGCTGAAGCGGATGCGGCGCAAATACACGACGGCTGAATTTAAAGCAAAAATTGAAGAAGTGCGCCAGGCTTTGCCCAACTTTGCCCTGACCAGTGACGTGATTGTCGGTTTTCCAGGGGAAACGGAAGAGCAGTTTATGAACACTTACCACTTTATTCGTGACTTACGCTTTGCCGAGTTGCATGTCTTTCCTTATTCACCACGAACAGGCACTCCAGCAGCCCGCATGAAAGACCAGGTGGATCCGGATGTGAAGCAGGAACGGGTTCAGCGTTTGATTGCCCTGTCTGTACAGTTATCCAAGGAATATGCGTCACAATTTGAAGGTCAGATTCTGGGAGTGATTCCTGAACAGCATTATGAGCAAAATCCGGATCTTCTGGTCGGTTACACAGACAATTATCTCAGAGTGGTGTTCAAAGGCGATGACAGCCTGATGGGCCAATTGGTCAAGGTGCAGATTGACCGGGCCGGTTATCCCTACAATCTCGGTTCAATGATCACCCCATCCACAGAGCAACGTGTCAATACGGCTTGACAGGTTATGAAGATTCACAGTCAGGGCCTCAGGGCCGTTGCTAGCCATAACGGCAACGGCCCCTCTTCTCTTATTTTTTTGTGTTGATTTTTAAACAGAGGAGCTGAGTCGAATCATGAAGGAAATTTCTGCTGGAGGCGTGGTGTTTAAACAGGAAGGATCCAAAATAAAAGTGTTGTTAATTGAAGACCGTTATCACCAGCTTACAATCCCTAAGGGGAAACAAGAAGCAGGCGAAACATTAGAGC
This DNA window, taken from Caldalkalibacillus thermarum, encodes the following:
- a CDS encoding 16S rRNA (uracil(1498)-N(3))-methyltransferase, with protein sequence MQRYFLPPDHFTPNQCVITGQDAYHIQRVMRMSLGERVICCDGRGRSVVAELTHFDTDVVRCHIVQELDEQRELPVQVTIAQGLPKGDKMEWVLQKGTELGAVRFVPFVSERTIVKYDQQKEKKKRQRWQKIIKEAAEQTHRQWLPELSPIVTIDELAQLEADTKLVADEEQSTKLSSCPSAFVQALKGLEEKQHLAVAIGPEGGFSREEIHFLKQHGFTPISLGRRILRTETASQYVLAAISFYFEQMGG
- the mtaB gene encoding tRNA (N(6)-L-threonylcarbamoyladenosine(37)-C(2))-methylthiotransferase MtaB, translating into MATVAFHTLGCKVNYYETEAIWQIFKEAGYEKVDFEQVADVYVINTCTVTNTGDRKSRQVIRRAIRRNPDAVICVTGCYAQTSPKEVMAIEGVDIVIGTQGRSKIIDYIEQYRREREPINAVGNIMKTRTFEELDVPTFSERTRAYLKIQEGCNNFCTFCIIPWARGLLRSRKPENVLNQARKLVASGYKEIVLTGIHTAGYGEDLEDYSFAQLLWDLEQIEGLERLRISSIEASQITDDVINVLQRSSKICRHLHIPLQAGDDTVLKRMRRKYTTAEFKAKIEEVRQALPNFALTSDVIVGFPGETEEQFMNTYHFIRDLRFAELHVFPYSPRTGTPAARMKDQVDPDVKQERVQRLIALSVQLSKEYASQFEGQILGVIPEQHYEQNPDLLVGYTDNYLRVVFKGDDSLMGQLVKVQIDRAGYPYNLGSMITPSTEQRVNTA